A window from Solanum stenotomum isolate F172 chromosome 5, ASM1918654v1, whole genome shotgun sequence encodes these proteins:
- the LOC125864476 gene encoding remorin-like → MEAEVPPQIKQEPPLASIATPNDVVTPTPPPPHHTTTTALPHEPLTHQDTDVSSKKCSKGSLDRDIALSQLENEKRSSFIKAWEESKKSKVNNKAQKKLSAVATWEKTHTAKLEAKLKQLEDQLEHKKAEYAEKIKNEVALIRQEADEKRAVVEARRGEEFLKAEETAARYRATGQTPKKQLLGCCGC, encoded by the exons ATGGAAGCAGAAGTGCCACCGCAAATAAAGCAAGAACCACCACTTGCATCCATAGCTACTCCAAACGACGTCGTTACTCCCACACCACCACCACCTCATCATACTACTACTACTGCTCTACCTCATGAACCTCTCACACATCAAG ATACCGATGTTTCATCAAAGAAATGTTCAAAAGGATCTCTTGACAGAG ATATTGCTCTTTCACAGCTTGAAAATGAGAAAAGATCATCTTTCATCAAGGCATGGGAAGAAAGCAAAAAAAGCAAAGTGAACAACAA GGCACAAAAGAAGCTCTCTGCAGTTGCAACATGGGAGAAAACTCATACAGCAAAGCTTGAAGCTAAACTGAAGCAACTTGAG GATCAACTAGAGCATAAGAAAGCAGAATATGCAGAGAAGATAAAAAATGAAGTAGCGTTAATTCGTCAGGAGGCAGATGAGAAGAGAGCTGTGGTTGAAGCGAGACGAGGGGAAGAATTTCTGAAAGCAGAGGAGACAGCAGCCAGGTATCGCGCTACGGGGCAAACCCCTAAGAAGCAGCTTCTTGGCTGCTGTGGATGTTAA
- the LOC125864477 gene encoding actin-depolymerizing factor 10-like, which translates to MANSASGIAVSDECKLRFLELKAKRNHRYLVFKIDESVQQVVVEKVGGQAETHDDFANSMPPSECRYAVFDYDWTTDENVQKSRIFFVAWSPETARVRSKMLYASSKDRFRRELDGVQVELQATDPSEMSLDTFIGRIH; encoded by the exons ATG GCGAATTCGGCATCAGGGATAGCAGTGAGTGATGAATGCAAGCTGAGGTTCTTGGAGTTGAAAGCAAAAAGGAACCATAGGTATCTAGTTTTCAAGATTGATGAATCTGTGCAGCAAGTTGTGGTTGAGAAAGTAGGTGGACAGGCAGAGACACATGATGATTTTGCTAATAGCATGCCTCCAAGTGAATGCCGTTATGCTGTTTTTGACTATGATTGGACTACTGATGAAAATGTCCAGAAAAGCAGGATCTTCTTTGTTGCTTG gtCACCAGAGACAGCAAGGGTGAGAAGTAAGATGTTGTATGCAAGTTCAAAAGACAGATTCAGGAGAGAATTAGATGGTGTCCAAGTTGAACTTCAAGCTACTGATCCAAGTGAGATGAGTTTGGATACCTTCATTGGAAGAATCCattga